The sequence below is a genomic window from Bosea sp. F3-2.
GCGATCCGCTCGGCGCGATCGAGCTGCCAAGGATCGGATGGTTGGTCGCGTCCGGCCAGCTCGATTCCCGTCGTGAGCCGAACGCCGCGCTGCATCTGCGTCAGCACGAAGCCGGCCCGCGCATCGCAGAGCGGGTGCCGCGGCCCCAATTGGGACGCGATCTCGTAGTGCATGTGATAGCCGCGCTTGAAGCCTAGCGGGAAGCGATAGCCGAAGCGTTCGTAAAACTCCTTCGACCAGGGTCCCAAGGCGGCGACGACCTCGGATGCCTGCCAGTCGCCCGCTTCGACCGGCAGGCGCCACCCCGGCTGCTCGCGCCGCAAGCCCTGCGCATCGGCCTTTGCCACGATGCCACCACGCGCTGCGAACAGCGCCGCATAAGCGCGCGTGACTGCCCCAGGGTCGGTCACCGTCGCCGGGTCGCGCCAGTGAATGGCGCCGGCCATCGCATCCGGCAGCAGTCCGGGCTCGCGCTGGCGCAGGCTGTGGTCATCGAGTACGTCATAGGAAAGGCCGTAGGATCGCAGATCCGAGGCAGCCCTCACGGCCTGGTCGAATCCGCGCCGGTCGCGATAGAGCTCGATCCAGCCGCCGTTTCGTATGAGCGCTTCGGTTCCGGCCGCCTTCGTCCAATGCTTGTGCTCGTCGATGCAGCGCTCGATCAGCGGCAGGATCGCGCGGCCCAGCTTGTCCAGGCGCGCGGGGGCCGAATTCCACCAATAGCGCGCGAGCCAGGGCGCCATCTGCAGCAGCTTGGCCGGGCGGTAGCGCACGGCGATCGAGCGGTTCGATGCGAAGGCAGCGAGCGTCGCGAAGTCGCGGGGAAAGGCATAGGGGACCACCGAGGATCGCTCGATCAGCCCCGCATTGCCGTGGCTGGTCTCAGCCCCGGGCTCGCTGCGGTCGACCAGCAGAACCTTGCGGCCGCGTTCCTGCAGATGCAGGGCCACGCTGACGCCGACGATTCCGGCTCCGAGCACGATCACATCGGCCTGTCGTATTGCAGTGGTCATCGCGCGGGAATGCCCGTCTCCATCTACCCGAAGCGGGCACCGTGAAGACGAGCCTCAAACGGAAAGGATTTGCAAGAAAATAAAAATCATTTGACGTTATGAAAGAAAAATTTCTTGATGAGGCATCCTCGGGAGTTTCGATGTCTCAAACCCTTCGCCAGAGATTGCAGGCTTGCCTCGCCAACGGTTCCAAGGCTGACAAGGCGCTGGCGAGCTACATGCTGGCGCAGATGCCGAGCCTGCCCTTCGAGACGGCGGCCAGCCTGGCCGAGAAGGTGTCGGTCAGCGAACCGACCGTCGGGCGCTTCTGCCGGACGCTCGGCTACAAGAGCCTCAAGGATCTCAAGGGCAGTCTCGCCGAGGAGATCGGCGACAGGCCCTGGCTGATCAGCGACCGGCTGCGCGATTTCCAGCAGCGCAGCCTCGCGGGCGACGACCAGCTTGCGCGCAGCCTTCAGCTCGAGATCGCCGGCCTCGTCAGGCTCTATGAACTCGCCCAAAGCGAGGAATGGAAGCGCGTGGCGCGCCGGCTCGCCACTGCGAACTCCGTCTACGTCACCGGCTTCCAGACCGAGCGGGGGCTGGCGCAGTACCTCGCCAACCAGCTCCAGTATCTGCGCGACGGTGTCCATCTCGTCGATCTCGCCGCCGGCAATTTCTCCGAGCTGCTGCTTTCGGGCGAGGCCGGACGTCATCTCGTGATCTTCGAGGCGCGGCGCTATTCGCGCATGGCCAAGGTGCTGGCGCAGGAAGCCAAGGTGGCCGGCATCCCGACCACCCTCGTGACCGATTCCTTCTGCGACTGGGGCCGCGGCCTCGTCGACGAGATGCTGGTCGTCTCGACCGAGTTCAACCTGTTCTGGGACTCGACCGCCCAGATGGCGAGCCTGAGCAATCTGCTGATCAACGCGGTCTTCGTCGAGCTCGGCCCGCAGGTCGAGCAGCGGCTGAACCGGATGGCCGAACTCTATGGTCGCTTCACCGGCCATGTCGGCGACAGCTCCGGCCCGCTCGACTGACGGTCACGGCCGACGCCTTTCGCAACATCTCGAAACAAAAGGGGAAGCGGGATGAAGACGATGATCAAGGGGAGCCTTCTGGCGTTGGGCCTCGCCGCCCTGGGCGCGACCGCCGCGCCGGCACAGGAAGCGACGTTCGTGATGACGGCGCGTCTCGTCGGCGCGCCGACCTACAATCCGATCAAGGCGACCAAGCTCAACACCGCCACCACGCTGATCTTCGACCGGTTGGTCGTGCAGGATGCCGATCAGAGCTTCCATGGGCAGCTCGCGGCGTCGTGGGAAGCGAGCCCCGACGGGATGCAGTGGACCTTCAAGCTGAAGCCCGGCGTGAAGTTCCACAACGGTGAGCCGTTCAACGCCAGGACCGTCGAATGGTGGGTGCCGCAGTTCAAGGGCACTGAGAACGCCTTCACCGTTGAGGCGGTCGACCGTGTCGAGGTCGTCGATGACCTGACGGTGCGCTTCCATATGAAGCATCCCGACCCCAACCTGCTGTTCAATCTTGCCAGCTCCTTCATGTGCATTCCGGAGCCCAAGGCCTTTCAGGCGCTCGGCGACAAGTTCGGCGTGACCGAGACTGTCGGCACCGGCCCCTACAAGATGCAGCAGTTCACCGTCGGTCAGCAGACCGTGCTGGTTCGCAACGACGACTATGCCTGGGCGTCTGATTTGTCGGCCAACAAGGGGCCGGCCAAGTTCAAGAAGCTGACCTTCCGCGAGATCGCCGAGGAATCGACCGCCTATCTCGAACTGAAGACCGGCGGCGCCGACCTGCTCGTCAACGTCCCGACCGACTTTCTGCCGCGCATCCAGGCCGACAAGGCGGTGAAGCTGGTGACCATTCCGGGCAACGAGCTGGTCTATATGCCGATCAACACCAGCGTCGAGCCGTTCACCGATATCAAGGTGCGCGAGGCGACCGCCTTCGCGGTCAACCAGAAGGAGATCCTGACCAGTCTTTATGGCGGCAACGGCGGGGCCGCGGACACCTTCCTGATTTCCTCGCT
It includes:
- a CDS encoding FAD-binding oxidoreductase, yielding MTTAIRQADVIVLGAGIVGVSVALHLQERGRKVLLVDRSEPGAETSHGNAGLIERSSVVPYAFPRDFATLAAFASNRSIAVRYRPAKLLQMAPWLARYWWNSAPARLDKLGRAILPLIERCIDEHKHWTKAAGTEALIRNGGWIELYRDRRGFDQAVRAASDLRSYGLSYDVLDDHSLRQREPGLLPDAMAGAIHWRDPATVTDPGAVTRAYAALFAARGGIVAKADAQGLRREQPGWRLPVEAGDWQASEVVAALGPWSKEFYERFGYRFPLGFKRGYHMHYEIASQLGPRHPLCDARAGFVLTQMQRGVRLTTGIELAGRDQPSDPWQLDRAERIARGILPLGQRLDAEPWRGARPCLPDMLPVIGRAPRHPGLWFAFGHAHHGFTLGPATGRLLAEAMTGAPTFCDITPFAAERFLAKPPGSGE
- a CDS encoding MurR/RpiR family transcriptional regulator — translated: MSQTLRQRLQACLANGSKADKALASYMLAQMPSLPFETAASLAEKVSVSEPTVGRFCRTLGYKSLKDLKGSLAEEIGDRPWLISDRLRDFQQRSLAGDDQLARSLQLEIAGLVRLYELAQSEEWKRVARRLATANSVYVTGFQTERGLAQYLANQLQYLRDGVHLVDLAAGNFSELLLSGEAGRHLVIFEARRYSRMAKVLAQEAKVAGIPTTLVTDSFCDWGRGLVDEMLVVSTEFNLFWDSTAQMASLSNLLINAVFVELGPQVEQRLNRMAELYGRFTGHVGDSSGPLD
- a CDS encoding ABC transporter substrate-binding protein — its product is MKTMIKGSLLALGLAALGATAAPAQEATFVMTARLVGAPTYNPIKATKLNTATTLIFDRLVVQDADQSFHGQLAASWEASPDGMQWTFKLKPGVKFHNGEPFNARTVEWWVPQFKGTENAFTVEAVDRVEVVDDLTVRFHMKHPDPNLLFNLASSFMCIPEPKAFQALGDKFGVTETVGTGPYKMQQFTVGQQTVLVRNDDYAWASDLSANKGPAKFKKLTFREIAEESTAYLELKTGGADLLVNVPTDFLPRIQADKAVKLVTIPGNELVYMPINTSVEPFTDIKVREATAFAVNQKEILTSLYGGNGGAADTFLISSLRESQVDPKYRISYDPERSTKLFDEAGWKAGPDGIRVKDGKRLEVKLWTQNGTEFKRLVEIVQAQLKAVGVQADISIIDAGSINAQYRKKTEHQLAIRSYQWTNADIVDWFFAAKRAGYPNVSMFNDPEAERLNDIAMNKSKTWDERVANFTKYHEYVLSQYAFAPIYQPAQSLAYGKRIVMPGKIRGTGLYGPTMLDIAPAN